One Trichormus variabilis 0441 genomic window, TTTTGTTTCACGGTAGGAGGAAGATATGTTTCTAACAAGACGATTATTCTTAGGTGCTTTGACATTATCTTTAATTAGTTCGACTAGTTATCCATCCAAAAGTTTAGCCAATTCTCAACTATCTACAAAGCCTGTACAAGAATTTTACACTGCAAGCCTATTAAATACTGTTCTAAATCCTCTTTTACACCCTTATAGATGCCCTACCAAATTAAGAGTTATTAACGCTGCGGTTCCTACTGCATCACCAGTTGATGTCATTGTCAACGGTCAAAGAGTTTTGGAGAATGTAAATTTTCGTCAAGCTAGTAGATATGTAAATGTAACACCAGGAAATATTCAGGTACTTTTTGTGACATCCGGCACTAACAGTACAATTGCTTCTAGAACCTTTACAGGAGCGCCTAATAGTGCTTATACAGTAGCAATAACAGGAACACTACAAGGCCCTTCAGGTCAACCATTATTTAATCAATCACCCTTTGTGATTCCAGAGGATTTAACACAGCCTAATCCAGGTAAATTTAAAGGACGTTGGTATCGCTTTTCGGAAACTAGTGCTGTTATAGATTTCCGTATTAGCAAATCCTCTAGCCCAAATTTGGATGAAACTCGTATCACAGACCTGACACCCAAAACTGCTATTCCTTACCCAGAACTTACGGCTGGTACATATAACTTTAATCCAGTTCTACCTGACCAATTTGACCCATTGATCAATAATGCCTTCAACCCACCAATCACAGTAGAAGTTGCCAATCAACAAGTCCCGGCCGGAGTCATTTTTGATGTAATTGCTACAGGTAATGGCTTAGGCCAAGCACCTAACTCATTGCTACTTACAACTGCCTCAACACAAACAGCGCCTCCTGATGCTAATGGGTGTTATCAGATTGTGCAGTAAGTAATATCAATTTAGTGAGGCATTTTTAGCCATAGGAATCTGATTTAATTTTTGAAAAAATCGTATAACTATTGAAGCGGAAGCGGCTGATTCAATCAGATCCGCTTCAATAGTTATTAATGTGACTGCCAACCAATGGCGGCGAGAAGAATAAATGACATAATTAAAGTACACCAAAAAACCAGTCCATCCGTTCTGCCCAGAGTAGCAGCAGAATTGCTTGTAATAATCCTGGGATAAGTTCTTGCAGTTCATTATCCACTGGTGTTTCGTCAGAGTCTGGTAGTTCGTCGGCTGAAGGTAAGTACCTTGGCAAGTTGAAGTTTAGCATGACGGGTTGCCCCAAAATCTTCTACACCAGTGTTTTCATCAGCATTATAGCGGTTTCTTTGGGGTGGAGTGTGGCTTCACCCCCACACCCTCACACCCCTACACCCTGACACCCTTAGAGGTTGTTTGAAAAGTGATTGGCTGTGATTTTAAGCACTCGTTGATCCCCCCTAACCCCCCTTAAAAAGGGGGGAAATGAATCAAAATCCCCCTTTTTAAGGGGGATTTTGGGGGATCTAAAATGTTTTGCTACCAAGCATAGGACTTTTCAAACATCCTCTTACACCCCTACACCCTTACACCCCCATACCCCCATACCCCCATACCCCTATACCCCCACACCTACACTCTGATATCCTCTAGTACATGGTGTGAGTGAAGGTTAAGTTGTTATTAAAACGCAGATTTTTTGCTGAGGTGTAACGAATAAAGTCTAAACTAAAAAGTCTTGTGCAGCAAAACTTGTCACTATAAATGATGTAATCATGTCTAAGGTTCTCGTCTCCGATCCTATTGACCAGGCTGGCATTGACATTCTCTCGCAAGTCGCTACTGTTGATGTCAATACAGGTCTCAAACCAGCAGAATTAATAGAAATTATTGGTCAGTATGACGCGTTAATGATTCGTTCGGGTACGCGCGTCACGCAAGAAATTATTGAAGCAGGTACACAGCTGAAAATCATCGGTCGTGCCGGTGTGGGTGTGGATAATGTAGATGTTCCGGCTGCTACTCGTCGAGGAATTGTTGTTGTCAATTCTCCTGAGGGGAACACCATCGCCGCCGCCGAACACGCCTTGGCAATGATGCTGTCATTATCTCGCCACATCCCCGATGCTAACGCTTCCGTGAAACGCGGTGAGTGGGATCGCAAAACTTTCGTGGGTGCGGAAGTTTACAAAAAAACTTTAGGGGTTGTGGGTTTAGGCAAAATTGGTTCCCATGTGGCTACTGTTGCGAAAGCAATGGGAATGAAATTGTTAGCTTACGATCCCTTCATTTCGACTGAACGGGCTGAACAACTTGGTTGTCAGTTAGTAGATTTAGATTTGCTGATGCAGCAATCTGACTATATCACCCTGCACATTCCCAAAACCCCAGAAACCACCCACATCATCAACGCCACCACTCTGGCGAAAATGAAGCCCACCGCCCGGATTATCAACTGCGCCCGTGGGGGAATCATCGATGAAGCAGCTTTAGCCGCAGCCGTTAAAGAGGGGAAAATTGCTGGGGCGGCGCTGGATGTGTTCGAGTCAGAACCACTGGGTGAATCAGACTTAAGGGCGATCGGTAAGGATATTATCCTTACTCCCCACTTGGGTGCATCCACCACAGAAGCCCAGGTGAATGTAGCTATTGACGTAGCGGAACAAATCCGCGATGTGTTGTTGGGTTTACCCGCACGTTCCGCCGTCAACATCCCCGGACTCGGCCCCGATGTGTTGGAAGAACTCAAACCCTATATGCAGCTAGCGGAAACTTTGGGTAAGTTGGTAGGACAGTTAGCCGGTGGGCGAGTAGAACTACTCACCGTCCGCTTACAAGGTGAACTCGCTACTAATAAGAGTCAGCCTTTAGTAATTGCTTCCCTGAAAGGATTACTACACCAAGCCCTACGGGAACGAGTAAACTACGTCAACGCCAACATAGAAGCCAAGGAACGGGGAATCCGAGTTATTGAAACCCGCGACGCTTCCGCCCGTGACTATGCTGGTTCCCTACGCTTGGAAGCAACAGGAACCTTAGGCACTCATTCTGTCACTGGTGCATTGCTAGGCGATAAGGAAATTCACCTCACCGACGTTGATGGCTTCCCGATTAACGTCCCACCAAGCAAATATATGTTGTTTACCTTGCACCGTGATATGCCAGGAATCATTGGCAAACTCGGTTCCTTACTGGGCAGCTTTAATGTCAATATTGCCAGTATGCAGGTAGGGCGCAAAATCGTCCGTGGTGATGCCGTTATGGCTCTCAGCATTGATGATCCCTTACCAGATGGCATTTTGGCGGAAATCACCAAAGTACCCGGCATCCGGGACGCGTACACAGTAACACTATAGGAGTCAGTAATCAGAACTCAGAAGTCAGCAGAAATAGTTTCTCCTGACTCCTGAATTCTGGATTCTCAATTTTCAACAATGGCAAACACTTGGTGGGAAATACAGATTTTATGTGAATCGGCGCTGGAAGACTCTGTTTCTTGGCGACTAGAAGATTTTGGTTGTCGTGGTACAGCTAGCGAAAGTAAGGGTGATTCTTGCTTGGTTAAGGGTTATTTGCCGATATTTCAAGCACAGTTATTAGATTTGGCGGCGCTGGGGTTATGGTTGCAGCAAGATGCCCTGTGTATAGGATTATCTTCTCCTACCTTGACTTGGCAACTCATTGATGAGGAAGATTGGGCGAGTAGTTGGAAACAATATTGGCATCCGCAAGAAATAGGCGATCGCTTCCTCATCAATCCCGCATGGCTACCATCACCAGAAAACTACGATAGGTTAGTCATCCGCCTCGACCCCGGTGTAGCATTTGGTACAGGAAACCATGCTACCACTCAATTATGTCTAGAATCTCTAGAAATGAGATTGAGTCAGGTTCCAAAATCATTTGTTAGTAAAGATGCAGGTCAAGAACCTGTGATAATTGCGGATATTGGTTGTGGTTCTGGTATCCTTTCGATTGGGGCAATTCTATTAGGCGCAGAGAAAGTCTATGCAGTAGATACCGACCCCTTAGCCGTGCAGTCAACCTTCAGCAATCGCGCCCTCAACGAGGTCAACCCAGAACGCCTCGTACCAGCAGAAGGTAGCGTAGATATCTTAAAGAAACTGATTGAACGCCCGGTAGATGGAATTGTCTGCAATATTCTCGCTGATGTAATTATTCAATTAGTCCCAGAAATCAGCGAGATATCTAAACCTAGTACTTGGGCTATTTTTAGCGGGATTTTAGTTGAACAATCTACTTCTGTTGTTGAGGCTTTAGAAAAACACGGTTGGGTAGTCGCTACTATGTGGAAACGCAAAGAATGGTGCTGCTTAAATGTCAGGCGTACTTAACTTATCAAGATTATGAATAGAGTGAGAGTGATGAGGTTCCGTCCACTATCGCTTTCTCTCATTTATAGCTGGGGACTGGGGACTAGGTGAAAAGTCCTGTTGTGTCTAGGTTGTATAATCTATTGATGTCCTAACACTACTGGCAACAGCTATAATGCCATGCTGTTTCCGTTAAAATATTTAAATATGTCTTTCCTCTGGGCTTGGCAATTTTATGACACTTCAGAAGTTAGAATCACAACTACTTGCCTTGACACCAAACGAGAAAGCACAGGCAATTCAGTTACTTGCTCAAAGTTTGGGCAACCCTTGGCGAGGGATTGAGAAAACTGCCTATGTGTGTGGTGGGGATGCGTGTATTACCGGAACCCGTATTCCTGTTTGGGTTTTAATTAATGCACGTAGGTTAGGTATTAGTGAAGCTCAACTTTTAAAAGACTATCCCACTTTATCTGCAACTGACTTAACTAACGCTTGGTTTTATGCCACAGTATACCCAGAAGAAATTGAAACAGCCATTCGGGAGAATGAAGAAGACTAATGGCTCGTTTATATGCAGATGAACAGTTTCCGTTAGAGGTTGTGGTGTACTTGCGTGAGTTAAAACATGACGTTCTGACTGTACAAGAAGCCGGAAAAGCTAATTCAAGAATTCCCGATGATGAAGTTCTCGCATTTGCAAGTAGTAACCAAAGAGTTGTTTTAACTCTCAATCGCAGGGACTTCAAACGCTTGCATAAATCCCACTCCGATCATGCTGGTATTATTATTTGTACAGACGATGCCGCAAGAAATGAGTTAGCAAAACGAATTAACGGTGCGATTTTAGCAGGAGAACCATTGTCAGGAAAATTAATTAGTGTCGTTAGACCTGCCAAATAAAATCAGTTCGGTAGATTGATTTGAGCATTCAACCTCTCTACCTAATAATAATTAATATGTAGAGATGCAAATATTTGCATCTCTAACTTAATATTTACTAAACAAAACTTTGCAGACGCTGTACTAAATCGGGCGTTTGCAATACACCTTCAATTCGATCAACTGGTTTACCTTGTTTGAACAATACTAGTGTTGGTAGAGCGTAGATTTGATACTGAGTTGCTAACTCTGTGTATTTTTCCGTGTCAATTTTGACAATTCGTATGCGGTCTTTAAGTTGATTGTTTACTTGTTGTAAAATTGTCGCCATCATCTGACAGGGGCCACACCAGTCAGCATAAAAGTCTACTAAAACAGGTAAATCAGAACCAGATAGCATCTCTTCAAAGCTGTTGAACTGTTTTTTCTCAGTCATGTGACACACACCATTTTTATTGATTGAATCTAATATTAATGTCTGCTTTCTAGAAATGGTGTAACGTTATTTTGTTTTTATTGTTGCTAAATTTAGCATCTCTTTCTTAAGGTATATGTACTGGGGATTAGGGATTGAGAGAGATGGTTATTTTGTAGTCAAATTCCTTTGTGCAATTTGCAGTTTTGTCACCAGAACCACTGGGTGCTAAGCGAATTTTTAATTTCTGATCAGACCAACGATAGATAAGGAGAAACTAGACACAGCAAGTAGTTCCTCAACGAAAATCTAAAATCCAAAATGGTATGAGCTGTAGGTACAAATCGCCATAAGATAATTAGCGCGGGAATTTTAAACCTAGAGGAATATTTTATGGCGATCTTAAGTGAAAATTTACGAGGACAAGTTGCCGTTGTTACAGGTGCTTCACGGGGTATTGGACGAGCGATCGCCTTAGAATTAGCTAATTATGGTGCTACTGTAGTGGTCAATTACGCTAGTTCTAGCACTGCTGCCGATGAAGTGGTAGCAGAAATTACAGGGGCTGGTGGTGAGGCTGTAGCTCTACAAGCCGATGTTTCCCAAGTTGATCAAGTAGATAATCTCATCGATGGGGCGATCGATAAATTCAAACACATTGATATTTTAGTAAATAATGCAGGTATTACCCGCGATACACTGCTACTAAGAATGAAGCCAGAAGACTGGCAAGCGGTCATTGACCTTAACTTAACTGGTGTATTTTTATGCACTCGTGCCGTCAGTAAACTCATGCTTAAGCAACGTTCTGGCAGAATTATTAACATTACCTCTGTGGCTGGACAAATGGGTAATCCCGGCCAGGCGAATTACAGCGCTGCCAAAGCAGGTGTGATTGGCTTTACGAAAACAGTTGCTAAAGAATTAGCTTCTCGCGGCATTACCGTTAACGCTGTCGCTCCTGGTTTCATCGCTACAGACATGACCAGCAACCTCAAATCTGAGGGTATTTTGCAATACATCCCTCTAGGTCGTTATGGTCAACCAGAGGAAATTGCTGGTATGGTACGCTTCCTAGCCGCCGATCCCGCCGCCGCTTATATCACTGGACAAGTCTTTAATGTCGATGGCGGGATGGTAATGGCTTAATGAGTGCAGACTGATGTTAGTAGTAGCGGGGAGTTCAGCCCGTGCTGACTGCTAAGTAAAATATTCTGCCCCCTGCTCCCTGCTCCCTGCTCCCAACCATCAGGACTGCTGACGGATTCTTTGCCAGACTGTAAAGCCAAGCAGCAGAATAATGCTAATGGCGGTGGTAACTATGACCATGATGCTCATCCCTTGGACTCTCATGGCTAGTAAGTTGCACACCAAAGTGATTGACCACAAGGTAAATGCCGCATGACGTTGGGACAACCCCCAAGCCAGTAAACGGTGGTGTAGGTGGTCTTTGCCGGGGGTACTCAAGGGGTTTTTACCTGCTAGCAGCCGTCTGATAAACACTTGGGTTGTATCCAGTACTGGCAACAGCAAAAACAAAACGGTAGGGCCAAGAGCAAATATAGTATTCCTTTGCAGGCTACCTAAAATACTAGTTGCAGCCAGGACATAACCAAAAAAGTATGCTCCAGCATCACCCATGATGATTTTTGAGGGATGGAAGTTATGACGCAGAAAGCCTAATGCCCCACCACCTAAGGCAGCCAAAACTAAGGTAGCCGCAGCCTTATTAGGGAATTGGGCAGATACGCCTAACAAACTCATGGCAGTGATAAAACTAATGCCCCCTGCCAATCCATCCATCCCATCCATCAAGTTGACGGCATTGGTAATACCCACAACCCACAGCACAGTCAGCAACATTGAGAGAACGGAGTCGATGGGTGTGCCGAAATCCACATCAACGACAATGCCATTAGCAACTAGTAATAAAGCTGTGATAATTTGCGTCCACAACCGTACAGAGGGGGGTAATCCGAACTGATCGTCAATAAAGCCGATCAAGACTAGGATCGAACCCCCTAGTAAAATAGTCAATACTTGAGCTAAAACGTTTTGTAGCTCAATGGGTCGCAAGAGGCTAGCTAACACCAATGCGGCAATTACTCCCGCGTAAATGGCTAAACCCCCTGCATTCGGCAACGGTTCTCGATTGAGTCGTCGGGCGTTTGGTTGGTCAGCCCAACCTACCCGCAAGGCAAATTTACGTACCGTGGGAATCAAACGCCACGTTACCAACCAAGCCAACATAAACGTGAATACTACTGCCAACCAGCCGGAACCGCTAGGGTCAGCAATGCCTATAGACCTAAGGGAGTTGTAGATATTCATCTCCCAATTCAACCATTACTGCCAGTATCCTACATGAGCATCAAGTGTATATTAATCAATTTTTTTTACTTCCACACATGATTTAAAGTTTTTCAGGTTCTTAGCACTCTGAGCCTGTGAGTGCTAAATTGTCTAATGGAAGCGCTAGAGAAAGGAAACATGGCAAAAATTATTTCGTTTGATGAAGAATCACGGCGTGCTTTAGAGCGGGGTGTCAATGCCCTGGCTGATGCTGTAAAAATTACCTTGGGTCCCAAGGGTCGCAACGTGCTTTTAGAAAAAAAATATGGCACACCCCAAATTGTGAACGATGGTATTACCGTTGCTAAAGAAATTGAATTAGAAGATCCTTTAGAAAATACTGGTGCCAGATTAATTCAAGAGGTAGCAGCTAAAACCAAGGATGTAGCTGGTGATGGCACAACTACGGCTACCGTTTTAGTGCAAGCCCTAATTAAAGAAGGTTTGAAGAACGTCGCGGCTGGTAGCAATCCAGTAAGCTTAAAGCGGGGTATCGATAAAACTACTGAGGCGCTAGTAGCGGAAATTGCTAAAGTCGCCAAGCCTGTAGAAGGTAGTGCGATCGCTCAAGTTGCCACTGTTTCAGCTGGTAACGATGAAGAAGTTGGTGCCATGATTGCTCAAGCAGTGGAAAAAGTCACCAAAGATGGTGTAATCACTGTGGAAGAATCTAAATCCCTGACAACTGAACTAGACGTAGTGGAAGGGATGCAGATTGACAGAGGTTATATTTCCCCCTACTTCATCACCAACAACGAGCGCCAAACGGTGGAGTTAGAAAATGTGCGGATTTTGATTACTGACAAAAAAATCAGCAGTATTCAAGAATTAGTCCCCGTTTTAGAAAAAGTAGCTCGTTTGGGTCAACCCCTACTGATCATTGCTGAAGATGTAGAAGGAGATGCCCTGGCTACTCTAGTTGTGAACAAAGCACGGGGTGTACTTTCTGTAGCGGCAATTAAAGCCCCAGGATTTGGCGAACGCCGCAAAGCATTGTTGCAAGACATCGCCATCCTCACAGACGGTCAACTAATTTCGGAAGAAATTGGCTTAAGCTTAGATACCGCTTCTCTAGAAGCTTTGGGTACGGCGCAGAAAATCACAATTGAAAAAGACAACACCACAATTGTTGCTGGTAACACCACCAAGCCAGAAATTCAAAAGCGGATTGCACAAATTCGCAGACAACTGGAAGAGACTGATTCTGAGTACGATAGCGAGAAATTACAAGAACGTATTGCCAAGTTAGCTGGTGGTATTGCAGTGATCAAAGTCGGTGCAGCAACTGAAACCGAACTCAAAGACCGCAAGCTCAGAATTGAAGACGCACTCAACGCCACCAAAGCGGCTGTTGCGGAAGGTATCGTTCCTGGTGGTGGCAAAACTCTGATTTACTTGGCGAGTAAGGTAGACGAGATTAAGAAAAACTTTGACGAAGAAGAAAAAATCGGCGCTGACATCGTTAAACGAGCTTTAGAAGCTCCTTTACGGCAGATTGCAGATAACGCTGGTGTAGAAGGTTCTGTCATCGTCTCCAGAGTCAAAGACAGCGATTTCAACACCGGTTACAACGCTGCTACCGGAGAATTTGAAGACCTGATTGCGGCTGGTATTATCGACCCCGCAAAAGTTGTCCGTTCAGCATTGCAAAACGCCGCTTCCATTGCCGGTCTAGTTTTAACCACCGAAGCGATCGTTGTGGAAAAACCAGAGAAAAAAGCTGCTGCTCCTGCTGATGCCGGTATGGGCGGCATGGGTGGCATGGGCGGTATGGGCGGTATGGGTGGCATGGGTGGCATGGGCGGTATGGGTATGTTCTAATCCTCCCTGAACCTATAGCGATGCAGTTGAGTTAAATAGACCTAACCCCCAACCCCTTCCCTTGCAGGGAAGGGGAGTAAGAATCAAAATAGCCAAACATTAGGGGCAACTTCACTGCGATCGCCTGCTGTTGTGCAGGTAAACCCAGGGAAGCTGCCCCTTTAAGTTACAAAGATTTACACTAATTGAACAAAATTCAAAAATCTTGAATTTTGCATTGGTATTACTCAGCCGTAGCTAGTTCGGTAGCGCCGCGTGTGCGCTTGCGAGTCAAGGTGTTGTAAAGCATCATGCCGATCGCCTTGATTAAGTTCCCTTCTAGTTCTTGGAACATTTTCATGTTCATCCCAAAGGCGGCGTTAGCTTCATCAACAATGCGATCGGCTGTCGCTTCATCAATTGCCAACTCATCTAAAGTTTGACGATATTTAGCTTTAAAAGCTTTCTCGTCAGTAATATCTGCGAACTCATAAAAGGCGGTTCCTTGCCCGTCATTCAAATTCATCGCTGTCACAGCAATGTTTTTGAGAATTTGTCCCCCGGATAAATCACCTAAATAACGGGTGTAAGAGTGGGCAATCAACAGTTCTGGTTCGGTTGCAGAGATTTCCCGAATGCGTTGTACGTAAGCTTCACCTGCTGGCGATAATTGGATTTGTTCGCGCCAGTTAGCGCCGTAATAGTAACTCAGGTCTTGCTCTAGAGTCTGCTTACGATTCAGTTGGGAAAAGTTGATTTTAGAAACAATTGGGTGCTGGCTATGCTTTTCCATCTCCTCTTCCATTGCCGAGTAGATGTAGTAGAAGTTAGCTACTAGCTTCCGATAAGAGTTCTTTTCTACCACTCCTTTTAAGAAGCATTTGACAAAACCTACATTTTCTGCCATTGTGTGGGCTTTTTTCGTACCTACACGTAGTTTGTTTGCTAAATTGCTGCTCATACTAAATTTCTCAACCTTAAAAGGTCAACTGCCAGAGTTTTAAATTACGGACGGCTAAAAAATGCCACTAAAACGTAACATTAGAACTATTTGATGAGAATTTATATTAATATTTTTTAAGTAACTAAAATTTGTACTTTTGTTAAGTAAACAGCAAATCAAGCCAGTAAAAATGCCAATACCAAGAAAAATTTTCGGGGAGAGCCGCATTCAGGGAAATGCGATCGCTGGAGTAAACCGTGGAATTTATGATACTTCTGTAAAGTTACCAAGTAGTACTGGCGACTATTGAAGTCAGGAGTTAAACTGAAGAGCATTAAAACTCAGTAAATAAAATCTTCATAAAATATTGACAATACCATCTTTTTTTTAAGTAATTTCACTTAAGCAAAACGTGAAAAATAAATTTGTTTTTCAGAAAAAAATAACTATTATAAAAGCAAATCAAAAAAGTCTTGACTCTTAGTTATTGAATCTGACTTTTCACGGGATCTGGGAAACACCTGTCCAAACCTCTCTCCTGTAAGGAGAAGCAACTGCGTTGGGTGGGTTTCCCGACAGTTACGCAAGTGGCGAAGAAGCTTTGATTATTGCTTCCCTTTCCTAGTAGGGAAGGGGTTGGGGGTTAGGCTTCACCTTAACTTTTCCACGTAGCTTGAAAAGTCAGAGTTATTGAATAGAGTGTAAATTTACGTGAGAGCGATAGAAACTGAGGACTGAGAACTGGGTTGTTTACTCAGCACTCAATACTTAAAATCTGTCGAACTGGCGTTAAAGTAATAATTCTTAGTGTGATGTGAGGGGTGTTTAAAATTATGGTTTCATCTATAACTCGGATTCAGAACTACGTAATAGATGGTGCAGCTACATCTGATGGATTAGCAACAGTCCTTGAGAGCAACTTTGCACCTAGTTTAATATCTCTACCAGCAACGCCTCTTTTTGGTACAGATGGTATTCGTGGCAAGGTGGGGGAATTACTTAGTGCGCCGTTAGCGTTGCAAATTGGTTTTTGGGCAGGCGTAGTTTTACGTAGTCACGCTGGTCAATTAAGACCAGTAATCTTAGGGCAGGATTCCCGTAACTCTAGCGATATGTTGGCGATGGCTTTAAGTGCAGGGTTAACCGCCGCCGGGCTAGAAGTTTGGTATTTAGGGTTATGTCCTACTCCTTGCGTGGCTTATTTAACTAGTGTGAGTGAAGCCATAGGTGGTGTGATGATTTCTGCTAGTCACAACCCTCCCGAAGATAACGGGATTAAAATTTTTGGTGCTAATGGTGGGAAGTTATCCCAGGCTTTGCAGGCAGAAATTGAAAAAGGTTTGCGGGGAAATCTGCCAATTACCAGTAATGTCAGTAATTGTGGACGGCATTACTCACGCCGGGAATTGGTGAAAGATTACGGCGAAGCTTTAAAACGACCCTGGCAAAATAAAGTGAATCTTCAGGGAATGAAGGTTGTACTGGATTTAGCTTGGGGTGCAGCCGTTGGGTTAGCACCGTCGGTATTTGCAGAGATGGGGGCAGAAGTTATTTCCCTGCATAATGCCGCAGATGGCGATCGCATCAACGTTAACTGCGGTTCCACCCACCTAGAAATGTTGCAAGCGGCTGTTCAAGAACATAACGCCGATTTAGGTTTTGCCTTTGATGGCGATGCCGATCGCGTTT contains:
- the glmM gene encoding phosphoglucosamine mutase, translating into MVSSITRIQNYVIDGAATSDGLATVLESNFAPSLISLPATPLFGTDGIRGKVGELLSAPLALQIGFWAGVVLRSHAGQLRPVILGQDSRNSSDMLAMALSAGLTAAGLEVWYLGLCPTPCVAYLTSVSEAIGGVMISASHNPPEDNGIKIFGANGGKLSQALQAEIEKGLRGNLPITSNVSNCGRHYSRRELVKDYGEALKRPWQNKVNLQGMKVVLDLAWGAAVGLAPSVFAEMGAEVISLHNAADGDRINVNCGSTHLEMLQAAVQEHNADLGFAFDGDADRVLAVDPTGRPVNGDYILYLWGLHLKQQNQLPDNLIVSTVMANLGFEKAWQQQGGKLIRTAVGDQYVQAEMIKTGAMLGGEQSGHILCSHYGMTGDGLLTALHLASLVKQSGVSLAELIDQSFQTYPQLLRNVRVVDRDRRLNWQNCTPVQQAIALAEKAMGDTGRILVRASGTEPVIRVMVEAANAELANYWTNELVAQVQQHLAP
- a CDS encoding heme oxygenase (biliverdin-producing); the protein is MSSNLANKLRVGTKKAHTMAENVGFVKCFLKGVVEKNSYRKLVANFYYIYSAMEEEMEKHSQHPIVSKINFSQLNRKQTLEQDLSYYYGANWREQIQLSPAGEAYVQRIREISATEPELLIAHSYTRYLGDLSGGQILKNIAVTAMNLNDGQGTAFYEFADITDEKAFKAKYRQTLDELAIDEATADRIVDEANAAFGMNMKMFQELEGNLIKAIGMMLYNTLTRKRTRGATELATAE